One bacterium DNA segment encodes these proteins:
- a CDS encoding YhbY family RNA-binding protein — protein sequence MIGPVRHTTGGKERREIRAALHGERPAVQVGKNGVDEALVASAEQALAAREAIKVRVGGGCP from the coding sequence ATGATCGGTCCGGTGCGGCACACGACGGGCGGCAAGGAGCGGCGCGAGATCCGCGCCGCGCTCCACGGCGAACGCCCCGCGGTCCAGGTCGGGAAGAACGGCGTGGACGAGGCGCTGGTCGCGTCGGCGGAGCAGGCGCTCGCCGCCCGCGAGGCGATCAAGGTCCGGGTCGGCGGCGGCTGCCCG